Within Pseudomonas cichorii, the genomic segment ATGCTTTTCGGCGCTCTGATCTACCTCGGTGGTTGTGCCTCGCAGCACTGCGAAAACGGCCCCAATGAAAATCCCCACACTGACAGCCAGTGCCGTGCAGGCCACTTGCTGTATCAGCACGACATGCTTCAGGCCAAGCTGCTGATCAGCGAAGCGGATCGTGAAAACTATGAACTGGCCGAAGCCATGCTGCGACGCGCCGCCATCGACGATGCTTCCGGCGAAGCCGAGTTCTATCAGGCGATCCTGCTGATTCGCGAACAGGCCGATCAGAAGCAGATCATCGATCTGTTGCAGACCGCAGCCGACAAATACAAGCATCCTCTGGCCATTGCCCTGCTCTCCCAGCAACTGAGCATGAGTGATCCGAAAAAGTCCGAACGTTATCGCGCCGAGTATGCCGAGCTCGATGTTGCCAAGAGCGGCTACCCCTCGTTCGAGCAGGCTCTGGTAGTGATTCGCGGGCTGATCATCCCGCCCGGCGAGACAACAGCCAGCAACTGACGCTCCTGCGGATCGACGAACGGTCCGCATCCCCGGCATTTCATCGGTATGCTTGCGAGGCTCTAGCTCGCGGCTTGTGTCGGGCCCCTGCGCCGATTTCGATACGCCATTATGACCACACTCCTCGACGCACAAGGAGTGAGCCATGCTCAACCCTCGATTACAGATACTCGCCCTCGGCACCGTTCTGATGTGCCAGCAGGCCTTTGCCCAGGTCCTGGAGCGCAGCCTTGGCGACTTCAATCTGAAACTGGCGACTACCCCAGCGCGCAGCATGGCCCAAGGGCTGGTAACACCCAGCGGCAGCTCCGGCTCATTCCACGGAGGCCTGGACCTGACCCATGACAGCGGCTTTTACTTCGGTCAGTGGTCACCGAATATGGGATTTACCGAAGATACGTCCCTTGAAGTCGACTCGTACATGGGCTTCAAGAAACCCTTCGATAACACCCTGGGTTACGAGCTGGGGGTGATTCGCTACAGCTATCCCGATACCAGCCAGATCGACAGCCATGAGTTCTATGCCGGGTTGCGCGTGCTCAACAGCCGCGTTGGCGCGGCCTTCAGCAATGACGTCGGTACTCGCAACAGCACGGTCTTCATCGATCTGGGCGGGATCGAGCAACTGGGCCTCGGGGTTCGCATGCAATACGCCAATCACCAGTTCGATACGCCACAGGCCGGCGATGACGGTTCATTGATCACGGGCTTCAACGACTGGTCCCTGAACCTGTCGCGGCCATGGCTGGGAATCGACATGAACCTGATCTACAGCGGATCGAGCCTCAGCGGCAGTGATTGCAGCGTCTACAGCGGCCACAACCCGTATTGCGAAGGGACGTTCACCATCAAGGCCGTTCGCTCATTCTTCTAGGCCCTGTACGACACTTCCCGTAACCGGTTTTCCTGAAACGTCGCGAGTAAGTTGAACTGCCAGCCCCTACACTCCTCTACAGTCACTCAGCCTGTCCAGGAGTTGTCATGCATCGCTTCAAAGCCTTCATTACGCTGTTGATGGCCTTGCCATTGCTTGTTGCATGCAACCAGGTGGGCCTGGCGTATCGCAATCTGGACGTGATCATTCCCTGGACGCTCAGCGACTATCTGGACATGAACAGCCCCCAGAAAAGCTGGCTCGACGAACGCCTCAAACAGCATTTGAGCTGGCATTGCAGCACGCAACTGCCCGACTACCTGACGTGGTTCGATCGCCTTGAAGAAATGGTAAAGACCGATAAAGTCACCCAGGCCGAACTTGAAGCCCGCACCGAAGAAGCCAAGGAAGCCCTCGCTAAAATCTCCCGCCAGGTCACGCCTTCGGCTGTCGAGCTGCTGGCCCGCTTCGACGATAAACAGGTTCAGGAGATGCAGAACGCCTTCGCCAAGGACCAGCGCAAACAGGAAAAGAAATACCTGGACGACTCTCTGGAAAGACAGATCGCCGAACGCGCCGCACGCATGGAAAAGCGCATGACACCCTGGCTGGGCAAATTGAATCCGGCGCAGAAGGCACGGGTACAGACCTGGTCGGCGTCACTGGGCGAGCAGAGCCGGGGCTGGGTAGAAAACCGCGCCCGCTGGCAGAACCTGTTCCTGGCGACAGTACAGCAGCGTCAGGCCAAGGACTTTCCAGAACGCATCGCCGCGCTGCTGCAGAATCGCGATACCTTCTGGACCCCGGAATACCGCGAGAACTACAACAGGGCCGAGCACGCCGCGATTACGCTCATCGTGGACGTGGTCGGCCAGAGCACACCCGACCAGCGCAAATTGCTGCTGGCCAGGATCGCTGACATGCGTGAGGACTTCGCGGATCTGGATTGCCTGAAGGCCTCACAAAAGCATGACGGGGGTCAGGCCACCTGAGCCTTGGAGGCAACCTCATCGAAGGTCGCAGGGTCCAGCGCATCGGCCTGCTCGTCCAGCACCTGGCGCGGATGATCGTTGCCCGGAATGCTGCTGTCGATCATGGACAGCAGGCTTGAGCCGCGAGCTGTCAGGATAAAGTTGGTGCCGGTACCACCCTCGTCTTCAGGGCGCGGCTCGATGTAGCCGTGCTTGAGCAACAGCGCTTCCAGATCGGCCGCCTCGGTCTTGAGGTGATCCAGATTACCGACAGACTCGCCTTCGGCAGCCTTGGCAACCGCATGATCCTCGGCGTATTTGCGCGGGGCAAAGGACTCGCCAGCGCTGTTCTGTACTTCATGAAGCAGACGTTCGATAAGGTCCCAGTTATAAGCCATTTTGTAAAACCTCCGTCCAGCATGGATGAATAGCCCATGACATCCCGCCACGGGCTTGCTACTCAGAGGTTGTGACCTGTTGCGAGGGTGGCCGTTCAGCCGGGGAGATCGAAGGCTTCGCGAATAAATTCGCTCCTACTCTGCAGGAGCGAATTTATTCGTGAATGGCAGATTACTCAGCCGCAGGTGCCGGTGTGCTGCGTTTCTTCAACGGCGCCATGCCGTCCTTGCTTACCAGCGAATCCGACTTGGGACGGTTGACGGACTTGCGCTTGGTCGGTCCCTTGGCGGCAACTTTTTTCTTGTCGCCCTTGGTATCGGTCTTTTTCTTCTTGGTGCCGACAGCCTTGCCCGACGCCTTGACCTTCTTCGGTCCGCCGTAAGTGCCTTTGACTTCCTTGATGGTCCGACGCTCGAAGCTTTGCTTGAGGTAGCGTTCGATGCTGGACATCAGGTTCCAGTCACCGTGGCAGATCAGCGAAACCGCCAGACCTTCACTGCCCGCACGCCCGGTACGGCCAACGCGGTGAACATAGTCATCGCCGCTGCGTGGCATGTCGAAGTTGATGACCAGATCCAGGCCATCCACATCCAGACCACGAGCAGCCACGTCCGTGGCCACCAGGATTTTGGCGCCGCCCTGCTTCAGACGGTCGATAGCCGCTTTGCGGTCTTTCTGGTCCTTGTCGCCGTGCAGCACGAACGCCTTGTATTCCTGAGCAACCAGACGCCCGTACAGGCGGTCAGCCATGGCCTTGGTGTTGGTGAACACAATGGCTTTCTGGTAAGTCTCGTTGGCCAGCAGCCAGTTGAGAATCTGCTCTTTATGGACGTTGTGGTCAGCGGTGATGATCTGCTGACGGGTGCCGCTGGCCAGCTCGCTGACGTTATTGAGCTGCAGGTGCTGTGGGTCTTTCAGCACCTTGCGGATCATGTCCCGCAGGCCAGAACCGCCCGTGGTGGCCGAGAACAGCATGGTCTGCTGACGGTCGGCACATTCGCCCGCCAGACGCTCGACGTCTTCGGAGAAGCCCATGTCCAGCATGCGGTCGGCTTCGTCGAGGACCAGCACTTCAACCAGTTTGAGGTCCAGGTTGCCAGCGTTGAGGTGTTCAAGCAGACGGCCCGGGGTGCCGATCAGAATGTCCGGCACCTTGCGCAGCATCGCGGCCTGAACCTTGAAGTCTTCGCCACCGGTGATCAGGCCGGCCTTGATGAAGGTGAACTGCGAGAAACGCTCGACTTCCTTGAGGGTCTGCTGAGCCAGCTCGCGGGTCGGCAGCAGGATCACGGCGCGGATATCGACACGCACCCGAGCCGGACCGATCAGGCGGTTGAGGATCGGCAATACAAAAGCCGCGGTCTTGCCGCTACCGGTTTGCGCAGTCACCCGCAGGTCACGCCCTTGCAATGCCAGCGGAATAGCGGCGGCCTGCACAGGTGTAGGCTCGACAAATTTAAGCTCGGCCACAGCTTTAAGCAGGCGTTCGTGCAGGGCGAATTCGGAAAACACGGGTGCTACCTCGACGAAAAACAAAAATACAGCTGCATAGCGTAACGGTTTCGAGCGCCGGGGCCGAGTTTCTTTACCACTGTGGGTGGATTTTGTTGCTCGACCGGGCATTTAGCCGCGCTCTGCGAGGCCGGAATGCGCGAATCGGAGGGCATCGCTGGATGACCGGTATTGAGCATGCATGACAGACGATCAGTACCGGAAGATTGCCGGCAGCCTAAAAAATGGTCATATTGTGGGCATATGCCCATTAAATCAGTGGCACTTGCCTTGCTGCTGATGCCCTTGCACTGATACCGGATCTGCCATGTCAAAACTCCCCCCGGTGGTTGCTCAGCAACCCGCAGCGACAGCATCGCCCCCCACCAACTCTGCCCGCGAAAGACTCCTCACCGGGCCGATTCTTTCGACGTTACTGCTGCTCGCCTGGCCAACGGTCGCCGTACTGCTGGCACAGACCGCCGTGACCATGGCCGAGGCCTATTACGTAGGGCTTTTGGGAACGGCTGCATTGGCAGGTGTCGCCCTGGTATTTCCGTTCTACATGCTGATGGTGACGATGTCCGGCGGCGGAATCGGAAGCGGCGTGGCCTCGGCGGTAGCCCGTGCTTTTGGAGCGGGAAACGAACACGATGCCGATTCGCTGCTGATGCACTCCATCATTCTCGCGGTTTTCATCGGCCTGGCATTTACAGTGGCCGCGCTCCTGCTGGGGCCTTTTCTCTACCACGCCATGGGCGGGCGCAGCGAAGCCCTGGATGCGGCCCTGAAGTATTCCAACTATCTGTTTCTGGGCGCGGTGCCCATGTGGATCGTCAACATGATCACCGCATCGCTTCGTGGCTCGGGAAACGTAAAGATCCCCGCGCTCATCACACTCATAGGCGCAATCATTCTGATCCCGGCTTCCCCGGCGCTGATCTTCGGGTTTGGCCCGATCCCGGCAATGGGGATTGCAGGCGCTGGGACTGCCTTTGCCATCTTTTACGTGACGGCAGCGTTCTTTCTCGTGCACTACATGATGTCGGGCAAGTCAAACCTCACTATCCGCAAGGTTGCATTCGAGTGGCGCCTGATCAGGGAAATATTGAAAGTCGGCCTTCCTGCTGCGCTCAGCACCGTCATGACCAACCTGATTGTCATCCTGATCACCGGCGCAGTCGGCCTGGCGGGCACAGACGCCCTGGCCGCCTTCGGGATTGCTTCGCGCCTGGATTACGTGATGATTCCGCTGCTGTTCGGTTTATCGGCCGCAGTCTTGACGATGGTGGGCATCAACATAGGCGCAGGCAACACCGAGCGGGCCAGAAAGATTGCCTGGACCGGAATACTGGTCGGCACCGCTTTTGTCGGGGTCATTGGCTTGATCGTCGCTGTCTTCCCGATGCTGTGGTTGCAGTTTTTCAGCACCGACCCCGCCGTGCTGGAGCCCGCAAAAACCTATCTGCACATTGTGGCGCCATTTTATGCCGCACTCGGATTCGGCTTCGTCTTCGGGTTCGCCGCCCAAGGGGCTGGCCATGCAGGTGCGCCTTTCATTGCGATGACCACCCGCATGCTTCTGGCCACATCGTTGAGCTGGCTGGCCGCCTGGTATCTGGAGCCCCAACTGTCGAACATCGCCATTGCCACGGCTTTTTCGCTGGTGGCATACGCTCTGATCAGTTACTTCGCGATGCTCAAAGGGGTCATTCGAGCGTCATGAGCGGTCCTCACTCTTCGGTGAGAAGGCGTTCGTCATAGGCAATGCTGAGCAACGCCTTGCACAGCTCACCCGCCGCGTCCTCGCCGAAGGTCTTGAGAAACCGCTCCTGAGCCTGTCGCCACAAGATCCGGGCGTCGTGGAATGCCTTTTCCCCTTCGACCGTCGCCATGATCAGTCGACGTCGGCGATCGGCAAGGCTGGTTTGCTGCGCAACGAGCCCGTCGCGCTCAAGGGGTTTCAGGTTATGGCCCAATGAGGAGCGATCCAGAACCAGCGCATCGGCCAGTTCCTGCAAGGTAGGGGGTGATTTGGCCCGAGGAACCAGCTCTGCAAGAATCGCAAACTGGGTCGAGCGAAGCCCCGAAGGGGCCAGAGCATCATCATAAAGCTGAGTCAGCCGCCTTGAGGCCTTGCGCATTGCCGTCGCGTAGCAGCGCACGGGCGGTTGAACAGCCATTTTTGAAACGCTCTATTGATGTGGGACCTGCCGGAGTATAGCGAGGTCGACAGCTCCACCACCAATAGCAACTTGAACGACAATGTTCGTTTCCAGAAACCAGGCCTCACTGCGCGGAGAAGTCGATGTGAAAAAAAGTGAGCTACCAGTCAAAACCTGTGCGACTTGCGGACTGCCTTTCACCTGGCGCAAGAAATGGGCGCGCTGCTGGGATGAGGTGCGTTACTGCTCGGAGCGTTGTCGGCGACATAAACGTGTTGCCTGTAATTGAGTCGTCGCGGCCAAGGCCCCTCCCACAAGTGACAGGTATGCCTCAATTGATCTGCATTAGCCCTACTGCCCCCTCACCAGCAAAGGCCTGGCCCCGAACCGGCTGATCCAGAGCGACACCACAATCAGCACCCCTCCAATGAACAGACGGCTCAGTGACTCGTGCTGGTTCCAGATCAACAGGTTGACCAAAAGGCCCACCGGCACATGCAGGACGTTGAACACGGCCAGGGTCGAACCTGATACCAGGCACGCGCCCTTGTTCCACCAGTACATACCCAATGCTGTGGAACACAGCCCCAGGAACAGCAGAACGCTCCATTGCTGGGCGTCGGTGGGAACGTTCTGCGGATTGCCGAACATCAGGAAGGCCGGCAGGACTACCGCCAGCGCACCGAGGTAGAAATAGCCGAAACGCCGATAATGCGGCAGGTCGCTCGGGTGGCGCGCCACCAGATGTTTGTAGAGCACCTGCCCGGCGGCGTAGGTGAAGTTGGCCAGTTGCAGCAGCAGGAAGCCACCGAGGAAGTCGCCGTCCAGCCCGTCATAGCGAATCACGCCTGCGCCCAGCACCGCGACGCCAGCAGCCAGCAAGGCCCATGGATTGAAACGCCGGTTGAGGGCATCTTCGATCAGGGTCACGTGCAGGGGCGTCAGGATGGTGAACAGCAGCACTTCCGGCACCGTCAGCACACGGAAGCTCAGGTACAGGCAGACATAAGTGATGCCAAACTGCAGCGCGCCGATCAGCAGCATGCCGCGCATGAACCTTGGCTCGACCTTGCGCCAATGGGTCAGCGGAATGAACACCAGCCCCGCCAGCACCACGCGAATCAGCACGGCCAGATAACTGTCGACATGACCCGCCAGATAGACACCGATCAGGCTGAAGGAAAACGCCTGGATCAGCGTCACGATAAGTAGATAACCCATGAGCGCCCCTTTTTTGAAGGTCGCGAACATAGCGGGTTGCTGGTTTGGGTGTCTAGTCGGAGATTGATATCGAACGGTTCTGTAGAGTGCCTTTTGAATGCCGCCTCGCGACTGAAGTCGTTCCTACACAGTCTGAAGGAAAGACTTCAGTCGCGAAAAAGGTCAGGCCACTTCAGCGAGCCTGGCAATCGCCTGGTTCAAACCTTTCTCGCTGAACTCGCCGCCCATGTTCAAGCCTTCGGCATGGATGAAGCTGACATCGTGGATCCCTACAAAACCCAGCACCTGACGCAGGTAGGGTTCCTGATGATCATTGTTGCTGCCGGCATAGATGCCGCCGCGGGCGGTCAGCACGTAAGCGTGCTTGTTGGTCAGCAAGCCTTGAGGGCCGGTTTCGCCGTATTTGAAGGTCACGCCGGCACGCAGCACATGGTCGAACCAGGCCTTGAGGGTGCTGGGGATGGTGAAGTTGTACATCGGTGCCGCCAGGACCAGTACGTCGGCAGCAATCAGTTCATCGGTCAGCAGGTTGGAACGCTCCAGCGCAGCTTGCTCGAGGCCAGTACGCTGCTCGGCAGGCTTCATCCAGCCGCCCAGCAGGGTTGCGTCCAGGTGAGGGACAGGATCGATGGCCAGGTCACGCACCGTGATTTCATCGCCAGGGTGCGAATTCTTCCACTGACTGATGAATTGCTGCGTCAGTTGACGTGAAACCGAATCCTGTTGGCGGGCGCTGCTTTCGATAACCAGTACACGGGACATGACCTGTGATCTCCATCCAAGAATGTGTTGAGTTGATGGAGAGAAGGCTAAACGTGAACCTATCGATGAAAAAGCGCAAAAACCTGCTCCTATATATCTAATTATTTGTCTTATCCGTAGGAGCGCTCTACCCTCATTGCTATTCAGGCTCACAAGTGAGCGTGATCCGCAGCTTGATAATGCTGCGATTGAACTTGGAAGAGACATCGACGCTTTTCCCGGCGGCTACCTGAACACGACGAGTGCGTGGCGCTTCGGGGCCGTTGCGGAACACCACCGAACACTTGGCATCGACACTGCCGTAGTTGTTCACGGTAATGGAGCCGGTGTCGTGGTAGGTGTCGTGGCTGTTGTAGTCGATCTGTACGCCCTCGTACTTCTTTTCCACCTCGATGGGATAGGCAAAAGCACTCAAGGGCAGCATCGCCAGCAGTACGCAGCACAATCTGTTCATCCGACAGTCTCCAGAGAAAGGACTGTCAGATTAGGACAATAGGGATGGAAAGAGGAATAACAGAATGAAAGCCCCTCGCGTGACCCTCGATCAATGGCGCACTTTGCAGGCCGTTGTCGATCACGGTGGTTTTGCCCAGGCCGCCGAAGCGCTGCACCGTTCACAGTCGTCGGTCAGCTACACCGTGGCGCGGATGCAGGATCAGCTCGGCGTGCCGCTGTTGCGTATCGATGGCCGCAAGGCTGTATTGACCGAAGCCGGTGGCGTGTTGCTGCGCCGTTCCCGGCAACTGGTCAAACAGGCCAGCCAACTGGAAGACCTTGCTCATCATATGGAGCAAGGCTGGGAAGCCGAGGTGCGTCTGGTCGTCGATGCGGCTTACCCCACGGCGCGATTGGTGCGGGCCTTGACCGCGTTCATGCCGCAAAGCCGTGGCTGTCGGGTGCGGTTACGCGAAGAAGTGCTGTCCGGTGTCGAGGAAGTGCTGCTTGAAGGCGTGGCCGACCTGGCTATCAGCGGCTACAACATTCCCGGTTATCTGGGCACGGAAATGAGCACCGTGGAGTTCACGGCAGTTGCCCATCCCGAACATCCCTTGCACCTGGCCAATCGCGAATTGACGTTCCAGGACCTGGAAAGCCAGTTGCAAGTGGTGATCCGTGACTCGGGCAGACAACAGCCTCGTGACGTCGGCTGGCTCGGCGCCGAACAGCGCTGGACGGTCGGCAGCCTTGGCACGGCGACCACCTTTGTCAGCAGCGGCCTGGGCTTTGCCTGGCTGCCGCGGCACATGATCGAACGGGAACTCAAGGAGGGTGTGCTCAAGATCCTGCCGCTGGACAAAGGTGGCAGTCGCAATCCGTCGTTCTATCTTTACTCAAGTAAAGACAAGCCGTTGGGGCCGGCAACACAGATCCTGATCGACTTGATCCGAACGTTCGACACGGCCCCGCTGACAGCGGCATTCGCGGCGCCTCAACAAGCCTGACGGGGAAGGACCCAATGACTTTTTTCGAACACGATGGCTGTTCACTGCACTACGAGGAATACGGCCAGGGCGAACCGGTATTGCTGCTGCATGGCCTGGGCTCCAGTTGCCAGGACTGGGAATACCAGATTCCGGTGCTGGCCGAGCACTATCGGGTCATCGTCATGGATGCACGGGGCCATGGTCGCTCGGACAAACCCCATGAGCGCTATAGCATCAAGGGCTTCAGCGCCGATGTCGAAGCCCTGATCGAGCATCTGCATCTGGGGCCGGTGCATATCGTTGGCCTGTCCATGGGCGGCATGATCGGCTTTCAGATAGCGGTCGATCAGCCTGGCCTGCTCAAGAGCCTGTGCATCGTCAACAGTGCGCCGCAGGTGAAGGTCCAAAGCTTCAGCGACTTGATGCAACTGATCAGGCGCTGGACGCTGTCGCGGGTGGTGAGCATGAACACGCTGGGGCATGCCCTGGGCAAACTGCTGTTCCCCAAACCGGAGCAGGCCGAACTGCGCCAGAAAATGGCCGAGCGCTGGAGCAGGAATGACAAGCGCGCCTACCTGGCCAGTTTCGATGCGATTGTCGGCTGGGGCGTGGAGAAAAAACTGTCACGGATCACCTGCCCGACGCTGATCATCAGTGCCGATCGCGACTACACGCCGGTGGCCCTCAAGGAGGCCTACGTCAAACAGTTACCCAACGCCCGGCTGGTGGTCATCAAGAACTCCCGCCACGCCACGCCGCTGGACCAGCCCGAGCAATTCAATCGCACCGTTCTGGAATTCATTGCGTCAACGAAGGTCTGAAAACCGCATGCGGGGTTTCAGGCTTTGTTCACACTGGGCAAAAAAAGCCAAACGTGGTTACCTTGCCAGCCACAGTCGACATCATCACTGAAGGACTCTCTGCCCCATGCTGAAAAAAATCGCCCTCGCCGCCTGCTCCGTGTTGTTCGCAGCCAACCTGATGGCGGCCCAGCCTCCAGCCAAGCCCACTCATGTGGTGCTCGACACCAGCTTCGGCCAGATCGAACTTGAACTCGCTGACGAAAAAGCGCCGATCAGCACCCAGAACTT encodes:
- a CDS encoding DUF2256 domain-containing protein: MKKSELPVKTCATCGLPFTWRKKWARCWDEVRYCSERCRRHKRVACN
- a CDS encoding DEAD/DEAH box helicase, coding for MFSEFALHERLLKAVAELKFVEPTPVQAAAIPLALQGRDLRVTAQTGSGKTAAFVLPILNRLIGPARVRVDIRAVILLPTRELAQQTLKEVERFSQFTFIKAGLITGGEDFKVQAAMLRKVPDILIGTPGRLLEHLNAGNLDLKLVEVLVLDEADRMLDMGFSEDVERLAGECADRQQTMLFSATTGGSGLRDMIRKVLKDPQHLQLNNVSELASGTRQQIITADHNVHKEQILNWLLANETYQKAIVFTNTKAMADRLYGRLVAQEYKAFVLHGDKDQKDRKAAIDRLKQGGAKILVATDVAARGLDVDGLDLVINFDMPRSGDDYVHRVGRTGRAGSEGLAVSLICHGDWNLMSSIERYLKQSFERRTIKEVKGTYGGPKKVKASGKAVGTKKKKTDTKGDKKKVAAKGPTKRKSVNRPKSDSLVSKDGMAPLKKRSTPAPAAE
- a CDS encoding MATE family efflux transporter; its protein translation is MSKLPPVVAQQPAATASPPTNSARERLLTGPILSTLLLLAWPTVAVLLAQTAVTMAEAYYVGLLGTAALAGVALVFPFYMLMVTMSGGGIGSGVASAVARAFGAGNEHDADSLLMHSIILAVFIGLAFTVAALLLGPFLYHAMGGRSEALDAALKYSNYLFLGAVPMWIVNMITASLRGSGNVKIPALITLIGAIILIPASPALIFGFGPIPAMGIAGAGTAFAIFYVTAAFFLVHYMMSGKSNLTIRKVAFEWRLIREILKVGLPAALSTVMTNLIVILITGAVGLAGTDALAAFGIASRLDYVMIPLLFGLSAAVLTMVGINIGAGNTERARKIAWTGILVGTAFVGVIGLIVAVFPMLWLQFFSTDPAVLEPAKTYLHIVAPFYAALGFGFVFGFAAQGAGHAGAPFIAMTTRMLLATSLSWLAAWYLEPQLSNIAIATAFSLVAYALISYFAMLKGVIRAS
- a CDS encoding carboxylate/amino acid/amine transporter, coding for MGYLLIVTLIQAFSFSLIGVYLAGHVDSYLAVLIRVVLAGLVFIPLTHWRKVEPRFMRGMLLIGALQFGITYVCLYLSFRVLTVPEVLLFTILTPLHVTLIEDALNRRFNPWALLAAGVAVLGAGVIRYDGLDGDFLGGFLLLQLANFTYAAGQVLYKHLVARHPSDLPHYRRFGYFYLGALAVVLPAFLMFGNPQNVPTDAQQWSVLLFLGLCSTALGMYWWNKGACLVSGSTLAVFNVLHVPVGLLVNLLIWNQHESLSRLFIGGVLIVVSLWISRFGARPLLVRGQ
- a CDS encoding MarR family winged helix-turn-helix transcriptional regulator codes for the protein MAVQPPVRCYATAMRKASRRLTQLYDDALAPSGLRSTQFAILAELVPRAKSPPTLQELADALVLDRSSLGHNLKPLERDGLVAQQTSLADRRRRLIMATVEGEKAFHDARILWRQAQERFLKTFGEDAAGELCKALLSIAYDERLLTEE
- a CDS encoding FMN-dependent NADH-azoreductase, with protein sequence MSRVLVIESSARQQDSVSRQLTQQFISQWKNSHPGDEITVRDLAIDPVPHLDATLLGGWMKPAEQRTGLEQAALERSNLLTDELIAADVLVLAAPMYNFTIPSTLKAWFDHVLRAGVTFKYGETGPQGLLTNKHAYVLTARGGIYAGSNNDHQEPYLRQVLGFVGIHDVSFIHAEGLNMGGEFSEKGLNQAIARLAEVA
- a CDS encoding TorF family putative porin; amino-acid sequence: MLNPRLQILALGTVLMCQQAFAQVLERSLGDFNLKLATTPARSMAQGLVTPSGSSGSFHGGLDLTHDSGFYFGQWSPNMGFTEDTSLEVDSYMGFKKPFDNTLGYELGVIRYSYPDTSQIDSHEFYAGLRVLNSRVGAAFSNDVGTRNSTVFIDLGGIEQLGLGVRMQYANHQFDTPQAGDDGSLITGFNDWSLNLSRPWLGIDMNLIYSGSSLSGSDCSVYSGHNPYCEGTFTIKAVRSFF
- a CDS encoding DUF6279 family lipoprotein → MHRFKAFITLLMALPLLVACNQVGLAYRNLDVIIPWTLSDYLDMNSPQKSWLDERLKQHLSWHCSTQLPDYLTWFDRLEEMVKTDKVTQAELEARTEEAKEALAKISRQVTPSAVELLARFDDKQVQEMQNAFAKDQRKQEKKYLDDSLERQIAERAARMEKRMTPWLGKLNPAQKARVQTWSASLGEQSRGWVENRARWQNLFLATVQQRQAKDFPERIAALLQNRDTFWTPEYRENYNRAEHAAITLIVDVVGQSTPDQRKLLLARIADMREDFADLDCLKASQKHDGGQAT
- a CDS encoding alpha/beta fold hydrolase, with the protein product MTFFEHDGCSLHYEEYGQGEPVLLLHGLGSSCQDWEYQIPVLAEHYRVIVMDARGHGRSDKPHERYSIKGFSADVEALIEHLHLGPVHIVGLSMGGMIGFQIAVDQPGLLKSLCIVNSAPQVKVQSFSDLMQLIRRWTLSRVVSMNTLGHALGKLLFPKPEQAELRQKMAERWSRNDKRAYLASFDAIVGWGVEKKLSRITCPTLIISADRDYTPVALKEAYVKQLPNARLVVIKNSRHATPLDQPEQFNRTVLEFIASTKV
- a CDS encoding LysR family transcriptional regulator; translated protein: MKAPRVTLDQWRTLQAVVDHGGFAQAAEALHRSQSSVSYTVARMQDQLGVPLLRIDGRKAVLTEAGGVLLRRSRQLVKQASQLEDLAHHMEQGWEAEVRLVVDAAYPTARLVRALTAFMPQSRGCRVRLREEVLSGVEEVLLEGVADLAISGYNIPGYLGTEMSTVEFTAVAHPEHPLHLANRELTFQDLESQLQVVIRDSGRQQPRDVGWLGAEQRWTVGSLGTATTFVSSGLGFAWLPRHMIERELKEGVLKILPLDKGGSRNPSFYLYSSKDKPLGPATQILIDLIRTFDTAPLTAAFAAPQQA